A DNA window from Massilia putida contains the following coding sequences:
- a CDS encoding MFS transporter, whose translation MIATTPRAAWGLMLAASAILMITMAARLTTGLFLSPLNTATGLGVASISFAMAVGQFMWGASQPIFGAVADKYGSARVIVLGAVLLAGGLAATPFVSSQWGLLVTLGLLSASGAGAGSFSILIGATAQRLPAERRAFASGFINAGGSFGQFVFAPLVQVLIATAGWITAMLALAATTLLTIPLAWPLRGKPPAQAAAGHGAPSADVTLGRQVREALRDRSYLCLHAGFFTCGFHIAFLVTHLPGEVALCGLPAGVSATALGLIGLFNIAGSLTAGSLAQRYRMKWLLALMYGSRAVIIAAYLLAPKSAWTFYVFAAALGFTWLATVPPTAGLVGKLFGTRYLATLFGLTLLSHQIGGFFGAWLGGLAFVHFGDYTWMWYADIALALAASLVNLPIREPVPHMAAAAAAKA comes from the coding sequence ATGATCGCAACCACGCCGCGCGCCGCGTGGGGTCTGATGCTGGCCGCCAGCGCCATCCTGATGATCACGATGGCCGCGCGCCTGACGACGGGCCTGTTCCTGTCGCCGCTGAACACGGCGACCGGCCTCGGCGTCGCTTCGATCAGCTTCGCGATGGCCGTCGGCCAGTTCATGTGGGGCGCGTCGCAACCCATCTTCGGCGCCGTTGCCGACAAATACGGTTCGGCGCGCGTGATCGTGCTGGGCGCCGTGCTGCTGGCCGGCGGTCTCGCGGCCACGCCGTTCGTCTCCTCGCAATGGGGCCTGCTCGTGACGCTGGGCCTGCTGTCCGCGAGCGGCGCCGGCGCCGGTAGCTTCTCGATCCTCATCGGCGCCACCGCGCAGCGCCTGCCGGCCGAACGGCGCGCGTTCGCGTCCGGCTTCATCAACGCGGGCGGCTCGTTCGGCCAGTTCGTGTTCGCGCCGCTCGTGCAGGTGCTGATCGCGACGGCGGGCTGGATCACGGCCATGCTGGCGCTGGCCGCGACCACCTTGCTCACCATCCCGCTCGCGTGGCCGCTGCGCGGCAAGCCGCCGGCGCAGGCCGCCGCCGGCCACGGCGCGCCGTCTGCCGACGTTACGCTGGGCCGCCAGGTGCGCGAGGCGCTGCGCGACCGCAGCTACCTGTGCCTGCACGCCGGCTTCTTCACGTGCGGCTTCCACATCGCCTTCCTGGTCACGCACCTGCCGGGCGAAGTCGCGCTGTGCGGCCTGCCGGCGGGCGTGTCGGCGACGGCGCTGGGTCTCATCGGCCTGTTCAACATCGCGGGTTCGTTGACGGCAGGCAGCCTGGCGCAGCGCTACCGCATGAAGTGGCTGCTGGCGCTGATGTACGGCAGCCGCGCCGTCATCATCGCGGCATACCTGCTGGCGCCCAAGTCGGCGTGGACGTTCTACGTGTTCGCCGCGGCCCTCGGCTTCACGTGGCTCGCGACGGTGCCGCCGACGGCGGGCCTCGTCGGCAAGCTGTTCGGCACGCGCTATCTCGCCACGCTGTTCGGCCTGACCTTGCTGTCGCACCAGATCGGCGGCTTCTTCGGCGCCTGGCTGGGCGGCCTCGCGTTCGTGCACTTCGGCGACTACACATGGATGTGGTACGCCGACATCGCGCTGGCATTGGCAGCCAGCCTGGTCAACCTGCCGATCCGCGAACCCGTGCCGCACATGGCCGCGGCGGCAGCGGCGAAAGCATAA
- the ispF gene encoding 2-C-methyl-D-erythritol 2,4-cyclodiphosphate synthase yields the protein MALASYNPTPPFRIGTGYDCHALVEGRKLIVGGVAIPHRLGLLGHSDADVLLHAIIDAMLGAAGLGDIGKHFPDTDPMFAGADSRVLLREAANRVLGTGYTIGNIDATIIAQQPKMAPHIPQMVSRIAEDVGMSPQQVNIKAKTNEKLGFLGREEGMAAQATVLLIRAAA from the coding sequence ATGGCTCTCGCATCGTACAACCCGACCCCCCCGTTCCGCATCGGTACCGGCTATGACTGCCACGCCCTCGTCGAAGGGCGCAAACTGATCGTCGGCGGCGTCGCCATCCCGCACCGCCTGGGCCTGCTCGGCCACTCGGACGCCGACGTGCTGCTGCACGCCATCATCGACGCCATGCTGGGCGCCGCCGGCCTGGGCGACATCGGCAAGCATTTCCCGGACACCGACCCGATGTTCGCCGGCGCCGACTCGCGCGTGCTGCTGCGCGAGGCCGCCAACCGCGTGCTGGGCACCGGCTACACCATCGGCAACATCGACGCGACGATCATCGCCCAGCAGCCGAAGATGGCGCCGCACATCCCGCAGATGGTGTCGCGCATCGCCGAGGACGTCGGCATGTCGCCGCAGCAGGTGAACATCAAGGCCAAGACCAACGAGAAGCTCGGCTTCCTCGGCCGCGAGGAAGGCATGGCGGCGCAGGCGACCGTGCTGCTGATCCGCGCCGCTGCGTAG
- the ispD gene encoding 2-C-methyl-D-erythritol 4-phosphate cytidylyltransferase, protein MTQAPRYFALIPAAGVGARMGAASPKQYLKIGGKPMLRYTLDAFLSSELIAHTFVVVSPDDPYIDTVAPNHGVTILRCGGASRMESVRNGLAVLANTLSGSDWVLVHDAARPGLTAELIEKLITGTGDHPAGGLLALPIVDTVKRGIDGEACGTVPRNGLWLAQTPQMFRYELLRDALAAVVDPNSITDDASAVESLGLSPKLVEGHPRNLKVTLPDDIRIAEMYLAVSQPELV, encoded by the coding sequence ATGACTCAAGCACCACGTTACTTCGCCCTGATTCCCGCCGCCGGCGTTGGCGCCCGCATGGGGGCGGCGAGCCCGAAGCAGTACCTCAAGATCGGCGGCAAGCCGATGCTGAGGTATACGCTCGACGCATTCCTGTCCAGCGAGCTCATCGCGCATACCTTCGTCGTCGTGAGCCCGGACGACCCGTACATCGACACCGTCGCGCCCAACCACGGCGTGACGATCCTGCGCTGCGGCGGCGCCAGCCGCATGGAATCCGTGCGCAACGGTCTTGCCGTGCTGGCGAACACGCTGTCCGGCTCGGACTGGGTGCTCGTGCATGACGCCGCACGGCCCGGCCTGACGGCGGAGCTGATCGAAAAACTGATCACGGGCACCGGCGACCACCCGGCCGGCGGCCTGCTGGCGCTGCCCATCGTCGACACCGTCAAGCGCGGCATCGACGGCGAAGCGTGCGGGACGGTGCCCCGCAACGGCCTGTGGCTGGCCCAGACCCCGCAAATGTTCCGTTACGAGCTGCTGCGCGACGCGCTGGCGGCCGTCGTCGACCCGAATTCGATTACCGATGATGCCAGTGCGGTTGAATCCCTCGGTTTGAGCCCTAAATTGGTGGAAGGGCATCCCCGCAATCTCAAAGTGACGCTGCCGGACGATATCCGGATCGCCGAGATGTACCTGGCAGTGTCCCAACCTGAACTCGTGTAA
- a CDS encoding NUDIX domain-containing protein: protein MDDHLKETKIDGELAYDGHFLKVSRDRVRLPDGKVTQREFIRHPGAVVILALFDDGRVLLERQFRYPNQQVFIEFPAGKIDPGEASIACAKRELEEETGYTATDWHFVCTIHNAIAYSDEHLDLFLARGLKEGPAKLDDGEFLETFTATIPEMLEMVRQGGITDVKTVIGTFWLEKLAAGTWKPD, encoded by the coding sequence ATGGACGACCACCTCAAAGAAACGAAAATCGACGGCGAGCTCGCCTACGACGGCCACTTCCTCAAAGTCTCGCGCGACCGCGTCAGGCTGCCCGACGGTAAGGTCACGCAGCGCGAATTCATCCGCCATCCCGGCGCCGTCGTGATCCTCGCGCTGTTCGACGACGGCCGCGTGCTGCTCGAACGCCAGTTCCGCTATCCGAACCAGCAGGTGTTCATCGAATTCCCGGCCGGGAAGATCGACCCGGGCGAGGCATCGATCGCCTGCGCCAAGCGCGAGCTCGAAGAGGAGACGGGCTACACGGCCACCGACTGGCACTTCGTCTGCACGATCCACAACGCCATCGCGTATTCCGACGAGCATCTCGACCTGTTCCTCGCGCGCGGGCTCAAGGAAGGCCCGGCGAAGCTGGACGACGGCGAATTCCTCGAGACCTTCACCGCGACGATTCCGGAGATGCTGGAGATGGTGAGACAGGGCGGGATCACGGACGTGAAGACCGTGATCGGCACGTTCTGGCTGGAGAAGCTCGCCGCCGGCACCTGGAAGCCGGACTGA
- a CDS encoding DUF2818 family protein, translating into MDISLASWLVIAVALAFANLPFLNESVLGFIPVKPALNKAHAKYFVVRLFELILLYFVVGLLAHGLESRIGTAFPQTWEFYAITACLFLVLAFPGFVLRYLRKRRG; encoded by the coding sequence GTGGACATCTCCCTGGCCAGCTGGTTGGTGATCGCGGTCGCACTCGCGTTCGCCAACCTGCCGTTCCTCAACGAGAGCGTGCTCGGCTTCATTCCCGTGAAGCCGGCATTGAACAAGGCGCACGCGAAATACTTCGTCGTGCGCCTGTTCGAACTCATCCTCCTGTACTTCGTGGTCGGCCTGCTGGCCCACGGCCTCGAATCCCGCATCGGTACCGCGTTCCCCCAGACCTGGGAGTTCTACGCGATCACCGCCTGCCTGTTCCTCGTGCTGGCCTTTCCGGGCTTCGTCCTGCGTTACCTTCGCAAACGCCGCGGCTGA
- the nuoN gene encoding NADH-quinone oxidoreductase subunit NuoN, protein MNPMINTNAVLAANNLGPVSAEIFLVIASCAILLIDMFQKEGKRTLTYVLSLLTLVGCAAITYADFKAGTTSYTFYNMFVSDPMANLLKLFTYLAVGVTLVYSRQYAGERGMMSGNMGGEFYVLALFTMLGQMIMISGNNMLPIYLGLELMSLSLYALVAMRRDHAISTEASMKYFILGSLASGFMLYGISMIYGATGSLDITTIAKLVSANAANHTILVFGLVFVVAGMAFKLGAVPFHMWVPDVYQGSPTAVTLLLGAAPKLASFAMMIRILVEGLLPLAIDWQQMLLALAVLSLVIGNLTAIAQANLKRMLAYSTIAQLGFVLLGMMAGVVGTRDAANAANIATAYSASMYYTITYVLTTLGSFGVIMLLARSGHEAEELADFKGLAKRSPWYAIVMTVLMFSLAGVPPMMGFMAKWAVLDAVVGSGQLWLAIIAVMASLVGAFYYLRVVKVMWFDEVADASPISTPLDMRVVLSLNGILVVLLGVLPGPLLAACLSAMTLTLKS, encoded by the coding sequence ATGAATCCGATGATTAACACCAACGCTGTGCTGGCCGCCAACAACCTGGGGCCGGTCTCTGCAGAAATCTTCCTGGTCATCGCGTCCTGCGCCATCCTTCTGATCGACATGTTTCAGAAAGAGGGCAAGCGTACGCTGACCTACGTCCTGTCGCTGCTCACGCTGGTGGGCTGCGCGGCGATCACCTACGCCGACTTCAAGGCCGGCACGACGTCCTACACGTTCTACAACATGTTCGTGTCGGACCCGATGGCGAACCTGCTCAAGCTGTTCACCTACCTGGCCGTGGGCGTGACCCTCGTGTACTCGCGCCAGTACGCCGGCGAGCGCGGCATGATGTCCGGCAATATGGGCGGCGAGTTCTACGTGCTCGCGCTGTTCACGATGCTGGGCCAGATGATCATGATCTCTGGTAACAACATGCTGCCGATCTACCTGGGCCTGGAACTGATGTCGCTGTCGCTGTACGCGCTGGTGGCGATGCGCCGCGACCACGCGATCTCGACCGAAGCCTCGATGAAGTACTTCATCCTCGGTTCGCTCGCGTCGGGCTTCATGCTCTACGGTATCTCGATGATCTACGGCGCCACCGGTTCGCTGGACATCACGACGATCGCCAAGCTGGTGTCGGCCAACGCCGCCAACCACACGATCCTCGTGTTCGGCCTCGTGTTCGTCGTGGCCGGCATGGCCTTCAAACTGGGCGCCGTGCCGTTCCACATGTGGGTCCCGGACGTGTACCAGGGTTCGCCGACGGCCGTCACGCTGCTGCTGGGCGCCGCGCCGAAGCTGGCGTCGTTCGCGATGATGATCCGCATCCTCGTCGAAGGCCTGCTGCCGCTGGCGATCGACTGGCAGCAGATGCTGCTGGCGCTGGCCGTGCTGTCGCTCGTGATCGGTAACCTGACCGCGATCGCGCAAGCCAACCTGAAGCGCATGCTGGCGTACTCGACCATCGCACAGCTGGGCTTCGTCCTGCTGGGCATGATGGCCGGCGTCGTCGGCACCCGCGATGCCGCCAACGCCGCGAACATCGCCACCGCCTACAGCGCGTCGATGTACTACACGATCACCTACGTTCTGACGACGCTGGGCAGCTTCGGCGTCATCATGCTGCTGGCCCGCTCGGGCCACGAAGCGGAAGAACTGGCCGACTTCAAGGGCCTGGCCAAGCGCAGCCCGTGGTACGCGATCGTCATGACCGTGCTGATGTTCTCGCTGGCCGGCGTGCCGCCGATGATGGGCTTCATGGCCAAGTGGGCCGTGCTGGACGCCGTCGTCGGTTCGGGCCAGCTGTGGCTCGCGATCATCGCCGTGATGGCATCGCTGGTGGGTGCGTTCTACTACCTGCGCGTCGTGAAAGTCATGTGGTTCGACGAGGTGGCCGACGCGTCGCCGATCTCGACCCCGCTGGACATGCGCGTCGTGCTGTCGCTGAACGGCATCCTGGTCGTGCTGCTGGGCGTGCTGCCGGGCCCGCTGCTGGCGGCCTGCCTGTCCGCGATGACCCTGACGCTGAAGTCGTAA
- a CDS encoding NADH-quinone oxidoreductase subunit M, whose product MQSTISTFPPYLSLSVWLPILCGIIVLAVGRDSRAGFTRLLALAGSIISFLPTIPLFTQFSNTAHGPQFVEKAAWIERFNIQYYLGIDGLSLWFVPLTAFITIIVVISAWEVIQERVAQYMGSFLLLSGLMIGVFVALDGLLFYFFFEATLIPMFIIIGVFGGPNRVYASFKFFLYTFMGSLLTLIAIIYLYNKSNGSFDILAWHNLPLTMKEQVLIFVAFLMAFAVKVPMWPVHTWLPDAHVEAPTGGSVVLAAIMLKLGGYGFLRFSLPIAPDASHYLAPLIIVLSLIAVIYIGLVAMVQADMKKLVAYSSIAHMGFVTLGFFIFNEIGVQGGIVQMISHGFVSGAMFLCIGVLYDRLHSRQIADYGGVVNVMPKFAAFSVLFAMANCGLPATSGFVGEFMVILGAVKFNFWTGFLAATALILGAAYSLWMVKRVVFGKIGNKHVAELVDLNGREFFMLGVLAILTIYMGLYPAPFTDSLQVSVTDLLQHVSVSKLPQAVAAVAAH is encoded by the coding sequence ATGCAGTCTACGATTTCTACCTTTCCTCCTTACCTGAGCCTGTCGGTCTGGTTGCCGATCCTCTGCGGCATCATCGTGCTGGCAGTCGGTCGCGACAGCCGCGCGGGCTTCACCCGGCTGCTCGCGCTGGCCGGTTCGATCATCAGCTTCCTGCCGACGATCCCGCTGTTCACGCAGTTCAGCAACACGGCCCACGGCCCCCAGTTCGTGGAGAAGGCCGCCTGGATCGAACGTTTCAACATCCAGTACTACCTGGGTATCGACGGCCTGAGCCTCTGGTTCGTGCCGCTGACCGCGTTCATCACGATCATCGTCGTGATCTCCGCCTGGGAAGTGATCCAGGAACGTGTCGCCCAGTACATGGGTTCGTTCCTGCTGCTGTCGGGCCTGATGATCGGCGTGTTCGTCGCGCTGGACGGCCTGCTGTTCTACTTCTTCTTCGAAGCCACCTTGATCCCGATGTTCATCATCATCGGCGTGTTCGGCGGCCCGAACCGCGTGTACGCGTCGTTCAAGTTCTTCCTGTACACGTTCATGGGCTCGCTGCTGACGCTGATCGCGATCATCTACCTGTACAACAAATCGAACGGCAGCTTCGACATCCTGGCATGGCACAACCTGCCGCTGACGATGAAGGAGCAGGTCCTGATCTTCGTCGCCTTCCTGATGGCCTTCGCCGTCAAGGTGCCGATGTGGCCGGTGCACACCTGGCTGCCGGATGCCCACGTGGAAGCGCCGACCGGCGGTTCCGTCGTGCTGGCCGCGATCATGCTGAAGCTGGGCGGTTACGGTTTCCTGCGATTCTCGCTGCCGATCGCGCCTGACGCCTCGCACTACCTGGCCCCGCTGATCATCGTGCTGTCCCTGATCGCCGTGATCTACATCGGCCTCGTCGCGATGGTGCAGGCCGACATGAAGAAACTGGTCGCGTACTCGTCGATCGCGCACATGGGCTTCGTCACGCTCGGCTTCTTCATCTTCAACGAGATCGGCGTGCAGGGCGGCATCGTGCAGATGATCTCGCACGGCTTCGTCTCCGGCGCCATGTTCCTGTGCATCGGCGTGCTGTACGACCGCCTGCACTCGCGCCAGATCGCCGACTACGGCGGCGTCGTCAACGTGATGCCGAAGTTCGCCGCGTTCTCCGTGCTGTTCGCGATGGCCAACTGCGGCCTGCCGGCCACGTCGGGCTTCGTGGGCGAATTCATGGTCATCCTGGGCGCCGTCAAGTTCAACTTCTGGACGGGCTTCCTGGCCGCCACCGCCCTGATCCTGGGCGCGGCGTACTCGCTGTGGATGGTCAAGCGCGTCGTGTTCGGCAAGATCGGCAACAAGCACGTGGCCGAACTGGTCGACCTGAACGGCCGCGAGTTCTTCATGCTGGGCGTGCTCGCGATCCTGACGATTTACATGGGCCTGTATCCGGCGCCGTTCACCGACTCGCTGCAAGTGTCGGTCACGGACCTGCTGCAGCACGTCTCGGTCAGCAAGCTGCCGCAGGCGGTCGCCGCGGTTGCCGCGCACTGA
- the nuoL gene encoding NADH-quinone oxidoreductase subunit L → MAGQIINPNLLLAVPLAPLAGSAIAGLFGTKFFGNVVGRAVSHSATILGVLVAMIISIMTLNQVIDGATYNGDVYTWMTIGTMKMSVGFKIDALSAMMMCVVTSVSLMVHIYTIGYMAEDDGYNRFFSYISLFTFSMLMLVMSNNFLQLFFGWEAVGLVSYLLIGFWYTRPTAIFANMKAFLVNRVGDFGFILGIGLLLAATGTMNYDETFAKAGALSAMFVPGTTWPLLTAACICLFIGAMGKSAQFPLHVWLPDSMEGPTPISALIHAATMVTAGIFMVTRMSPLFELSDTALSFIVVIGSITALFMGFLGIIQNDIKRVVAYSTLSQLGYMTVALGVSAYNVAVFHLMTHAFFKALLFLGAGSVIIGMHHDQDMRNMGGLRKYMPITWITSLLGSLALIGTPFFAGFYSKDSIIEAVGASHLWGSGFAYFAVVAGVFITAFYSFRMYFLVFHGEERFGKAHAHDDHAHAHDAHDQAVAAHGHDAHAEHDSDAHHEEEDAHGHHGLAPGQKPHESPLVVTLPLILLAIPSVIIGFFAIGPMLYGDFFKNVITINAERHPAMEELAHEFHGAAAMGVHAFTSLPFWLALAGVVAAFYCYMINPRVPAAFYKALRPIHTLLDNKYYMDKFNEIVFAGGARLLGKGLWQVGDRALIDGLVVNGSAKVVGWFSTIVRTFQTGYIYHYAFVMILGVLGTLLYFFPFWHA, encoded by the coding sequence ATGGCGGGGCAAATTATTAACCCTAATCTCTTGCTGGCGGTGCCATTGGCGCCGCTCGCGGGCTCGGCGATCGCCGGCCTGTTCGGCACCAAGTTCTTCGGCAATGTGGTCGGCCGGGCGGTGTCGCATTCCGCGACCATCCTGGGCGTCCTGGTGGCGATGATCATCTCGATCATGACGCTGAACCAGGTCATCGACGGCGCCACCTATAACGGCGACGTCTATACCTGGATGACCATCGGCACCATGAAGATGTCGGTCGGCTTCAAGATCGACGCACTGTCCGCGATGATGATGTGCGTCGTCACGTCCGTGTCGCTGATGGTCCACATCTACACGATCGGCTACATGGCGGAAGACGACGGCTACAACCGCTTCTTCTCGTACATCTCGCTGTTCACGTTCTCGATGCTGATGCTGGTCATGTCCAACAACTTCCTGCAGCTGTTCTTCGGCTGGGAAGCGGTGGGCCTGGTCTCGTACCTGCTGATCGGCTTCTGGTACACGCGTCCGACCGCGATCTTCGCGAACATGAAGGCGTTCCTCGTGAACCGCGTGGGCGACTTCGGCTTCATCCTCGGCATCGGCCTGCTGCTGGCGGCCACCGGCACGATGAACTACGACGAGACGTTCGCCAAGGCGGGCGCGCTGTCGGCCATGTTCGTGCCGGGCACCACCTGGCCGCTGCTGACGGCTGCCTGCATCTGCCTGTTCATCGGCGCGATGGGTAAGTCGGCGCAGTTCCCGCTGCACGTCTGGCTGCCGGACTCGATGGAAGGCCCGACCCCGATCTCGGCACTGATCCACGCCGCGACGATGGTTACCGCCGGCATCTTCATGGTGACCCGCATGTCGCCGCTGTTCGAGCTGTCCGACACCGCGCTCTCGTTCATCGTCGTCATCGGCTCGATCACCGCGCTGTTCATGGGCTTCCTGGGCATCATCCAGAACGACATCAAGCGCGTTGTCGCGTACTCCACGCTGTCGCAGCTGGGCTATATGACGGTCGCGCTGGGCGTGTCGGCGTACAACGTCGCCGTGTTCCACCTGATGACCCACGCGTTCTTCAAGGCGCTGCTGTTCCTCGGTGCCGGTTCCGTCATCATCGGCATGCACCACGACCAGGACATGCGCAACATGGGCGGCCTGCGCAAGTACATGCCGATCACCTGGATCACGTCGCTGCTGGGTTCGCTGGCACTGATCGGCACGCCGTTCTTCGCCGGTTTCTACTCGAAGGATTCGATCATCGAAGCCGTCGGCGCCTCGCACCTGTGGGGTTCGGGCTTCGCCTACTTCGCGGTCGTGGCCGGCGTGTTCATCACGGCGTTCTACTCGTTCCGCATGTACTTCCTCGTGTTCCACGGTGAAGAGCGTTTCGGCAAGGCGCATGCCCATGACGATCACGCCCATGCCCATGACGCGCACGACCAGGCCGTCGCCGCCCACGGCCACGACGCCCATGCCGAGCACGATTCGGACGCGCACCACGAAGAAGAAGACGCGCACGGCCACCACGGCCTGGCCCCGGGCCAGAAGCCGCACGAGTCGCCGCTGGTCGTGACCTTGCCGCTGATCCTGCTGGCGATCCCGTCCGTCATCATCGGCTTCTTCGCGATCGGGCCGATGCTGTACGGCGACTTCTTCAAGAACGTCATCACCATCAACGCCGAACGCCACCCGGCGATGGAAGAACTGGCGCACGAGTTCCACGGCGCCGCGGCGATGGGCGTGCACGCGTTCACGTCGCTGCCGTTCTGGCTCGCGCTGGCCGGCGTCGTTGCCGCGTTCTACTGCTACATGATCAATCCGCGCGTGCCGGCGGCCTTCTACAAGGCGCTCCGTCCGATCCACACGCTGCTGGACAACAAGTACTACATGGACAAGTTCAACGAGATCGTCTTTGCCGGCGGCGCACGCCTCCTGGGCAAGGGCTTGTGGCAAGTGGGCGACCGCGCGCTGATCGACGGCCTCGTCGTCAACGGCTCCGCGAAGGTCGTCGGCTGGTTCTCGACCATCGTCCGTACGTTCCAGACTGGTTACATCTACCACTATGCGTTCGTGATGATCCTGGGCGTGCTGGGTACGCTGCTGTACTTCTTCCCGTTCTGGCACGCTTAA
- the nuoK gene encoding NADH-quinone oxidoreductase subunit NuoK, whose protein sequence is MTLSLAHYLILGAILFAISVIGIFLNRKNIIILLMAIELMLLAVNLNFVAFSHYLGDAAGQIFVFFILTVAAAESAIGLAILVVLFRNLDTINVEDLDSLKG, encoded by the coding sequence ATGACTTTATCGCTCGCTCATTACCTGATCCTGGGCGCGATCCTGTTCGCGATCTCCGTGATCGGCATTTTCCTGAACCGGAAGAACATCATCATCCTGCTGATGGCCATCGAACTGATGCTGTTGGCGGTGAACCTGAACTTTGTGGCGTTCTCGCATTATCTGGGCGACGCGGCAGGGCAGATCTTCGTGTTCTTCATCCTGACTGTCGCGGCCGCCGAATCGGCGATCGGCCTGGCGATCCTGGTGGTCCTGTTCCGTAACCTGGACACGATCAACGTGGAAGACCTCGACAGCCTGAAGGGCTAA
- a CDS encoding NADH-quinone oxidoreductase subunit J, producing the protein MDFTTVLFYVFSAVMVLAGLRVITAKNPVHAALFLVLAFFNAAGIWMLLKAEFLAIVLVLVYVGAVMVLFLFVVMMLDINIDRMREGFWGYLPVASGVGALIVLEMAAVLWRGFLGQADAPAETAVGHIGGTHELGRLIYTQYIYGFEIAGLILLVAIIAAVALTLRKRKDTKAIDPGLAVRVKRNDRLKIVKMPVVNQKAIDDAAVAAAAAAAVAAAAAAAQANTKEAQ; encoded by the coding sequence ATGGATTTCACAACTGTTCTGTTCTACGTCTTCTCGGCCGTGATGGTGCTGGCCGGGTTGCGCGTCATTACCGCCAAGAACCCGGTGCACGCCGCGCTGTTCCTGGTGCTCGCGTTCTTCAACGCTGCCGGTATCTGGATGCTGCTCAAGGCCGAGTTCCTGGCCATCGTGCTGGTACTGGTCTACGTCGGCGCCGTCATGGTGCTGTTCCTGTTCGTCGTGATGATGCTCGACATTAACATCGACCGCATGCGCGAAGGTTTCTGGGGCTACCTGCCGGTGGCGTCGGGCGTCGGCGCGCTGATCGTGCTGGAGATGGCCGCCGTCCTGTGGCGCGGCTTCCTGGGCCAGGCCGATGCGCCGGCCGAAACGGCCGTGGGCCACATCGGCGGCACGCACGAACTGGGCCGCCTGATCTACACCCAGTACATCTACGGTTTCGAGATCGCCGGCCTGATCCTGCTGGTCGCCATCATCGCCGCCGTGGCGCTGACCCTGCGCAAGCGCAAGGACACCAAAGCAATCGACCCGGGCCTCGCCGTCCGCGTCAAGCGTAACGACCGCCTGAAGATCGTCAAGATGCCTGTGGTGAACCAGAAGGCCATCGACGACGCGGCCGTCGCCGCCGCCGCTGCCGCGGCCGTCGCCGCCGCCGCTGCCGCGGCACAAGCGAACACCAAGGAGGCGCAATGA
- the nuoI gene encoding NADH-quinone oxidoreductase subunit NuoI yields MTRVKEILGSLMLSELIKGLALTGKYAFSRKITVQYPEEKTPISPRFRGLHALRRYPNGEERCIACKLCEAVCPAMAITIESAQREDGTRRTTRYDIDLTKCIFCGFCEESCPVDSIVETQVLEYHGEKRGDLYYTKEMLLAVGDRYESQIAEAREADAKYR; encoded by the coding sequence ATGACACGAGTTAAAGAGATCCTCGGCAGCCTGATGCTGTCCGAGCTGATTAAGGGCCTGGCCCTGACCGGCAAGTACGCGTTCTCGCGCAAGATCACGGTCCAGTACCCGGAAGAAAAAACCCCCATCTCGCCGCGCTTCCGCGGCCTGCATGCGCTGCGCCGCTACCCGAACGGGGAAGAGCGCTGCATCGCGTGCAAGCTGTGCGAAGCCGTGTGCCCGGCGATGGCCATCACGATCGAGTCGGCGCAGCGCGAGGACGGCACCCGCCGCACCACCCGCTACGACATCGACCTGACCAAGTGCATCTTCTGCGGCTTCTGCGAAGAATCGTGCCCGGTCGATTCGATCGTCGAGACCCAGGTTCTGGAATACCACGGCGAGAAACGCGGCGACCTGTACTACACCAAGGAAATGCTGCTGGCCGTGGGCGATCGCTACGAGTCGCAGATCGCCGAGGCGCGCGAAGCTGACGCCAAGTACCGCTAA